Proteins encoded by one window of Ostrinia nubilalis chromosome 23, ilOstNubi1.1, whole genome shotgun sequence:
- the LOC135083212 gene encoding paired box pox-neuro protein-like yields MPHTGQAGVNQLGGVFVNGRPLPDVVRKRIVELAIMGVRPCDISRQLLVSHGCVSKILTRFYETGYLYFALLAIMGVRPCDISRQLLVSHGCVSKILTRFYETGSYRPGSIGGSKTKQVATPTVVKKILRLKQENPGMFAWEIRERLLSARVCEPHSIPSVSSVNRILRNSGLAWSDDDTRAGHGRCSFVLVFMVSATESTILSARVCEPHSIPSVSAVNRILRNSGLAWSDDDTRAGHESYPQPELPPNVMDYMSLKTSLPPTSVPQSPSYFAHSAIRVPPPQADPLYERRLTTSWLLANQVQAQGLLKPYPISPWQRIMMPYPDAKNFPPYISLHNDLLRMNSDEVKSENSEHISVEASDDSTDRPDDERKTPTEKEKKKNPYSIEELLKKPEKMVNSSPMPFLRQPSGSMIDYQSQEKEHNLSNRSSPASYCSVQSGTSNDFAESVTSEIKAGH; encoded by the exons GGCAAGCAGGCGTGAACCAATTAGGGGGCGTCTTCGTGAACGGGCGCCCCCTGCCCGACGTGGTCCGTAAAAGGATAGTAGAACTGGCCATCATGGGGGTGCGGCCGTGTGACATCAGCAGACAGCTGCTCGTCTCCCATGGCTGCGTCTCCAAGATCTTGACGAGGTTCTACGAGACTGG TTACCTTTATTTCGCCTTGCTGGCCATCATGGGGGTGCGGCCGTGTGACATCAGCAGACAGCTGCTGGTCTCACACGGCTGTGTCTCCAAGATCCTGACGAGGTTCTACGAGACCGGGTCGTATAGACCTGGGTCTATTGGCGGGAGTAAGACTAAG CAAGTGGCGACCCCTACCGTCGTGAAGAAGATCCTGCGCCTCAAACAAGAGAACCCTGGAATGTTCGCTTGGGAGATCCGAGAGAGGCTGCTCAGTGCGAGAGTGTGTGAACCCCACTCCATACCCTCGGTGTCTTCGGTCAACAGGATTTTGAGGAACAGTGGCCTGGCGTGGAGCGACGATGACACTAGAGCTGGCCATGGTAGGTGTTCTTTTGTTTTGGTCTTTATGGTGTCTGCTACAGAGTCCAC GATCCTCAGTGCGAGAGTGTGTGAACCCCACTCCATACCCTCGGTGTCTGCGGTCAACAGGATTTTGAGGAACAGCGGCCTTGCGTGGAGCGACGATGACACCAGAGCTGGACATG AATCGTACCCGCAGCCAGAGCTGCCTCCTAACGTGATGGACTACATGTCTCTGAAGACGAGCTTGCCTCCCACATCCGTTCCACAAAGCCCCTCCTACTTCGCACATTCCGCTATAAGAGTCCCTCCTCCCCAAGCAGACCCTCTCTACGAAAGGCGGCTCACAACCTCCTGGCTCCTCGCCAACCAAGTCCAAGCCCAGGGCCTCCTCAAACCGTACCCCATCTCGCCGTGGCAGCGAATCATGATGCCATACCCTGACGCCAAGAACTTTCCTCCTTACATCAGCCTACACAACGATCTCCTCAGAATGAACTCCGACGAAGTGAAGTCAGAGAATTCCGAACACATATCTGTAGAAGCCAGCGATGATAGCACCGATCGACCTGATGATGAACGAAAGACTCCAACTGAAAAAGAGAAGAAGAAAAACCCATACTCCATTGAAGAACTCTTGAAGAAGCCCGAGAAAATGGTCAATTCCAGTCCGATGCCGTTTCTAAGGCAGCCTAGTGGAAGCATGATCGACTACCAGAGTCAGGAGAAAGAGCATAACTTGAGTAACAGGAGTTCTCCCGCCAGTTACTGCTCGGTACAAAGCGGGACTTCCAATGACTTTGCTGAATCGGTCACGTCTGAGATAAAAGCAGGGCATTGA